In Trueperella pecoris, the DNA window ACCCGTTTAACCTTGCCACCTTCATCGCCTTGCTGGTCTTCCTGTGGTCCTCCATTGGCCTGATGGGCGGCCTGGCGATGACGATCCAGTCGATGTTTGGCATCGTCGCTGTCCCGCGCAACCCGGTGGCCACCAAGCTCTTGAACCTCTCGGGCTTCATCGTCCTGTGCCTGGGTGTGCTGTCGACGACCGTCCTCGTCTCCCTCACCCGCCTCTTTAGCGACTGGCTCTTCGGCTTCCTCGGAATCTCGGGCGCCGTGGGAGCCTTCTTCGTGACCGCCGGATCCTACCTCGTGGCCTTCGTGATCGATGCGGCCGTGGTGATCTATCTCATCCGCGTCATGTCCGGAGTGCGCGCCCCGGCCAAGGATCTGCTCATCGGGGGCGCGGTTGCGGCCCTCGGCTCGGGAATCCTGCGCTACCTTGGCACCTCGGCGGTCGGTTCTGTCACCAACAACCCGCTGTTGGCCGGATTCGCCGCGATTGTGACCATCCTTCTATGGATCAACTTCCTTGCCCGGCTCCTGCTTGTCGCCGCATGCGTGACGGCAAACCCACCGGCCCCCTCCGGGCCCACCCCCTCCCAGCTCGAGCACTTGGAAGAGAGCCCGAACTACGTCACCGAGTCCGAGCCCGACACCAAGCGATGGGTGCACGATCCACGCTCGGGCATTATCGCCCCCGATCCGCCTGAGCCCGAGGCCGAAGTGGCCCCCGAGTGGAGCGGCTGGAAAGCGGCTCGCGCACGGAAGCGGATCGAGGCCGCCGAACAGGCCAAGGTGGAGGCCGAGGCCCAGCTGGCCATCGCCGAGGACGCCTACCGCCGTGGCGCTTGGGACGCCTTCTACGCCCGCACCCGCTACACCACCAACGCCAAGAACGCGGCCGTCAAACGCGGCGACGTCGTTATCAAGGACAAGTCATGATCCATGCCATCATCCCCGCCGGCGGCGCCGGCACGAGGCTCTGGCCGCTCTCCCGGCGCGACCAGCCTAAGTTCCTCTCCGACCTGACGGGCACCGGACGTACGCTCATCCAAGCGACCGTCGATCGGCTTGCGCCCGTGGCCACAACGACCACCGTCGTCACCGGCGTCGCACACCGCGACGCCGTCGCCGCTCAGCTTCCCGAGGTCAGCCCCGAGCGCATCATCACCGAGCCCTCGCCTCGTGACTCCATGGCCGCGATTGCGCTCGCCGCCGCCGTCATTGCCCAGCGCGAGGGCGACGTCGTCGTCGGATCGTTCGCTGCCGACCATCTCGTGCGAGATACGCCGGCCTTCCACGCGGCGGTCCGGGAGGCCGAACGCGCCGCTGAGCTCGGCTACCTCGTCACGATCGGCATCACGCCCGACCACCCGGCCACCGGCTTCGGCTACATTCACGAGGCCGAGCTCATCGACGGCACAGGCCAGGCCCGTCACGTGCGATCCTTCGTTGAAAAGCCGGACGCGGCGAGGGCCACCGACTACCTCGCTACGGGCGAATACCGGTGGAACGCGGGCATGTTCGTTGCCAAGACCTCCGTTCTGCTCGGTGCACTGGCCCGCTTCGAGCGCGAGCTGCACGACGGCGTCGTGGAGATCGCCCGCGGGTATGATGGGCCGGGGCGGCAGGTGGCGATGGAGCGGATCTGGCCGACGCTCAAGAAGATTGCCATCGACCACGCGATTGCCGAACCGCTGGCGCGTGCCGGGGGAGTGGCCGTGGTGCCCGTCGAGATGGGCTGGTCCGACGTCGGCGACTATGCTTCGTTGCGTGACGTGTTGCCGGAGGGCCAGGTGCAGGTCGCGCCCGGAGGCAGCCTGCAACCCGTGTTTTCCATTGACTCGCAGGGGGCGCTGGTGTACACGCACTCGAAGCCGATCGCGGTTTTGGGGCTTGAGGACGCCGTCGTCGTGGAAACTGATAATGTGATCCTCGTCACAAAACGGGAGTGTTCGCAACGAGTGAAAGCTATCGTAGACGCCGTTTCTCACGCCGGGCTTGACGAAATTCGTTAATTTCACACGATCCTATAGTTATAAGTGTGTGAAGCTGAACTGTTAAATGGCAATATCACGAAATGGTTACAAGGGAAACAGTCCATGCGACATTTCGTTAAACACGCGCTAAAGTTGTTGTGATCACTGCAGAGGAGCAGTGAAGCAGACCATTTACGAAGGAGTAACCCGTGAGGAATTTCAAGAAGTTTGCAGCTGTTGCCGCTGCAACTGCTCTTGCACTCAGCGCATGTTCGAACGGCGCCGACGGTGGCAAGAGCACCGCCAGTGGCGAAGCTAAGAAGGACTTCAAGGCATGCCTCGTGTCCGATGCTGGCGGCTGGGACGACCACTCGTTCAACGAGTCCGCTAAGAAGGGTCTTGATGAGGCGGTAAAGGAATACGGCATCAAGTTCAATACTGCTGAGTCCAAGAACGACAACGATTTTGCGCCGAACACCAAGGCCATGGTCGACGACGGCTGTAACCTTATTATCGGCGTGGGCTTTAAGCTCAACTCGGCCACTGCAACCGAGGCCAATAACAACAAGGATCTCAAGTTCGCCCTCGTCGATTCCGTCTTCACCGACAAGGAATTCAAGCCGCTTAAGCTGGACAACGGCCGCCCGCTCCTGTTCAACACCCAGGAAGCAGCCTACCTCGCAGGCTACGTAGCTGCTGGTATGTCCAAGACTGGCAAGGTCGGCACCTTCGGCGGCATCTCCATCCCGTCGGTGACCATCTTCATGGACGGTTTCGTGGACGGTGTGAAGGCCTATAACGAGGCCAAGGGCAAGGACGTGAAGGTGCTCGGCTGGGACAAGGCCACCCAGGTCGGTGACTTCACCCAGACCTTCGACGACGTCCAGCTCGGCAAGAGCCACGCTCAGCAGATGATCGACCAAGGCGTCGACGTCATCATGCCGGTCGCCGGCCCGGTCGGCGCAGGCGCTGCCCAGGCTGCCAAGGCCACTGGCAAAGCCGTCATCATCGGTGTTGACTCGGATTGGTATGAGTCCTACGCAGATTACAAGGATCTCATCTTGACCTCTGTTGAGAAGGGCATCGCCGCTTCAGTCAAGGACACCATCAAGGCCGTGATCGACAATAAGTTCTCGGCAGATCCGTACATCGGAACCATCGCCAACGGCGGTGTCTCGCTCTCGCCGTTCCACGATTTCGATTCGAAGGTTCCGGCCGACCTGAAGAAGGAAGTCAAGGATCTCGAAGCGAAGATCAAGTCCGGCGAGCTGAAGGTTGAATCGCCGTCGGCAAACAAGTAATCCATTTCCACACACAGGGAAATATCGTTAGGGCCCAGCCGGTGGCTGGGCCCTAACAAATGAAAGACATGAAGGCGGAGAGCAATGAAGCTTGAATTACGAGGGATTACGAAGCGGTTCGGACCTCTCGTTGCCAATGACTCGATCAACCTAGAGATCGGAGAGGGGCGTATCCACGCCCTACTTGGCGAAAATGGTGCGGGAAAATCTACCCTGATGAACGTGCTGTATGGCTTGTATGAGCCAGACGGCGGACAGATCTTAATCGACGACGTGCCGGTTACCTTTAACGGCCCCGGAGATGCGGTTGCGGCTGGAATTGGCATGGTGCATCAGCACTTCATGCTCGTGCCCGTGTTTACCGTGGCAGAGTCGATTGCGCTGGGCTATGAGCCGACGAACTCCCTTGGCATCATCGATCGGAAGGCAGCGGCGCAGAAAGTAAAGGAAGTATCCTCTCGTTTCGGTTTTAATCTCGACCCGAAGGCGCTGATTGAGGACCTGACCGTCGGTGCTCAACAGCGCGTGGAAATCGTCAAGGCGCTTTCGCGCGACGCTAAGGTCTTGATCCTCGACGAGCCGACCGCGGTGCTCACCCCGCAAGAGACCGACGAGCTGATGGCCATCATGCGTCAGCTCGCCGACGCCGGCACCTCGATCGTCTTTATTACGCACAAGCTCCGCGAGGTACGTGCAGTGGCGGACGACATCACTGTCATTCGCCGCGGCAGGGTGGTCGGGGAGGCCGATCCGAGGTCCTCTGAGGCAGATCTGGCCACGATGATGGTCGGCCGTCCGGTCATGATGAAGGTGGAAAAGGACGCACCAAAGCTCGGCGAAGTCGGCCTGAAGTTCAAAGATGTCACGCTGCTAGGCG includes these proteins:
- a CDS encoding YihY/virulence factor BrkB family protein; this encodes MAQTVEIKKKEGKPPAVVTKATRALAWIMNLRIVRAFQRYGMVRGAQMSGGIAYSALFTIAGALTIGLSAFSYTLGGNAKLREGLFASIDSALPGVLITADNPNALLDPNDLIVDDPFNLATFIALLVFLWSSIGLMGGLAMTIQSMFGIVAVPRNPVATKLLNLSGFIVLCLGVLSTTVLVSLTRLFSDWLFGFLGISGAVGAFFVTAGSYLVAFVIDAAVVIYLIRVMSGVRAPAKDLLIGGAVAALGSGILRYLGTSAVGSVTNNPLLAGFAAIVTILLWINFLARLLLVAACVTANPPAPSGPTPSQLEHLEESPNYVTESEPDTKRWVHDPRSGIIAPDPPEPEAEVAPEWSGWKAARARKRIEAAEQAKVEAEAQLAIAEDAYRRGAWDAFYARTRYTTNAKNAAVKRGDVVIKDKS
- a CDS encoding mannose-1-phosphate guanylyltransferase; this translates as MIHAIIPAGGAGTRLWPLSRRDQPKFLSDLTGTGRTLIQATVDRLAPVATTTTVVTGVAHRDAVAAQLPEVSPERIITEPSPRDSMAAIALAAAVIAQREGDVVVGSFAADHLVRDTPAFHAAVREAERAAELGYLVTIGITPDHPATGFGYIHEAELIDGTGQARHVRSFVEKPDAARATDYLATGEYRWNAGMFVAKTSVLLGALARFERELHDGVVEIARGYDGPGRQVAMERIWPTLKKIAIDHAIAEPLARAGGVAVVPVEMGWSDVGDYASLRDVLPEGQVQVAPGGSLQPVFSIDSQGALVYTHSKPIAVLGLEDAVVVETDNVILVTKRECSQRVKAIVDAVSHAGLDEIR
- a CDS encoding BMP family lipoprotein, which gives rise to MRNFKKFAAVAAATALALSACSNGADGGKSTASGEAKKDFKACLVSDAGGWDDHSFNESAKKGLDEAVKEYGIKFNTAESKNDNDFAPNTKAMVDDGCNLIIGVGFKLNSATATEANNNKDLKFALVDSVFTDKEFKPLKLDNGRPLLFNTQEAAYLAGYVAAGMSKTGKVGTFGGISIPSVTIFMDGFVDGVKAYNEAKGKDVKVLGWDKATQVGDFTQTFDDVQLGKSHAQQMIDQGVDVIMPVAGPVGAGAAQAAKATGKAVIIGVDSDWYESYADYKDLILTSVEKGIAASVKDTIKAVIDNKFSADPYIGTIANGGVSLSPFHDFDSKVPADLKKEVKDLEAKIKSGELKVESPSANK
- a CDS encoding ABC transporter ATP-binding protein; this encodes MKLELRGITKRFGPLVANDSINLEIGEGRIHALLGENGAGKSTLMNVLYGLYEPDGGQILIDDVPVTFNGPGDAVAAGIGMVHQHFMLVPVFTVAESIALGYEPTNSLGIIDRKAAAQKVKEVSSRFGFNLDPKALIEDLTVGAQQRVEIVKALSRDAKVLILDEPTAVLTPQETDELMAIMRQLADAGTSIVFITHKLREVRAVADDITVIRRGRVVGEADPRSSEADLATMMVGRPVMMKVEKDAPKLGEVGLKFKDVTLLGEGGQHILDHVSFDIRRGEVLAVAGVQGNGQTELAEAVLGLVTPDGGKIELDGKSISGQSVRHIIDSGVGFIPEDRTKDGAIASFSIAENLIIDQYRNAPFASGPAMHPAAVLDNANRLAEEFDIRLTRITDPIATLSGGNAQKVVVARELSRDLRLFVANQPTRGVDVGSIEFIHKRIIEERDSGTPVLLVSSELDEVVALADRIAVMYRGSIIGIVPADTPRGVLGLMMAGVPQDEALASSDAQVSEVN